In one window of Nocardia brasiliensis DNA:
- a CDS encoding ABC1 kinase family protein, protein MSEIVRRRSSRNAKLAKIPLGIAGRAAVGFGKKLAGGDKSEINAQLNQKAAEQLFTVLGELKGGAMKFGQALSVMEAAVPEEFGEHYREALTKLQAAAPPMPAETVHRVLDQQLGTQWRQRFREFDDTPAASASIGQVHKAVWSDGRTVAVKVQYPGADEALRADLKTLSRMTGLLATVIPGADVKPILAEITERTEEELDYRNEAANQRAFAKGFDGHAEIVVPKVVASAPKVIVTEWLDGTAVSAIIKSGAEDPEGTKELRNRVAGLMGRFHFSSPATVGLLHADPHPGNFMMLADGKLAVIDFGACAPMPDGFPPVLGRMLALAVDERFKELTDLMYDNGWVIPGRTVTHQEIADYLRPFTDPIQSDSFHFTRCWMQRVAGKASDISSAEMKTARALQLPAEYVMIFRVLGGSVGILAQLDAELPFMKLVRTWMPGFTAERTAS, encoded by the coding sequence GTGTCTGAGATCGTGCGCCGTCGCTCGTCCCGCAACGCCAAGTTGGCCAAGATTCCGCTCGGCATCGCCGGGCGCGCGGCCGTAGGATTCGGCAAGAAGCTGGCCGGGGGCGACAAGTCCGAGATCAACGCACAGCTGAACCAGAAGGCCGCCGAACAGCTGTTCACCGTGCTCGGTGAGCTCAAGGGCGGCGCGATGAAGTTCGGCCAGGCGCTCAGCGTGATGGAGGCCGCGGTCCCCGAGGAATTCGGCGAGCACTATCGCGAAGCACTGACCAAGCTGCAGGCGGCGGCCCCGCCGATGCCGGCCGAGACCGTGCACCGGGTGCTGGACCAGCAGCTCGGCACGCAATGGCGGCAACGGTTCCGGGAATTCGACGACACCCCGGCCGCCTCGGCCAGCATCGGCCAGGTGCACAAGGCGGTCTGGTCGGACGGACGCACCGTCGCGGTCAAGGTGCAGTACCCGGGCGCGGACGAGGCCTTGCGGGCGGACCTCAAGACGCTGTCCCGGATGACCGGGCTGCTCGCCACGGTGATCCCCGGCGCCGACGTGAAACCGATCCTCGCCGAGATCACCGAACGGACCGAGGAGGAACTCGACTACCGCAACGAGGCGGCCAACCAGCGCGCCTTCGCGAAGGGCTTCGACGGGCACGCCGAGATCGTGGTGCCCAAGGTGGTGGCCAGCGCCCCGAAGGTGATCGTCACCGAGTGGCTGGACGGTACCGCGGTCTCGGCGATCATCAAGTCGGGCGCCGAGGATCCGGAGGGCACCAAGGAACTGCGCAATCGGGTCGCGGGCCTGATGGGCCGGTTCCACTTCTCCTCCCCCGCGACCGTCGGGCTGCTGCACGCCGACCCGCACCCCGGCAACTTCATGATGCTCGCCGACGGCAAGCTCGCCGTCATCGACTTCGGCGCCTGCGCCCCCATGCCGGACGGATTCCCACCCGTGCTGGGCCGGATGCTCGCGCTCGCGGTGGACGAACGGTTCAAAGAACTCACCGACCTGATGTACGACAACGGCTGGGTCATCCCGGGCCGCACCGTCACCCACCAGGAGATCGCGGACTACCTGCGGCCGTTCACCGATCCGATCCAGTCCGACTCGTTCCATTTCACCCGCTGCTGGATGCAGCGGGTGGCGGGCAAGGCCTCCGACATCTCCAGCGCGGAGATGAAAACCGCACGCGCCCTGCAACTTCCGGCCGAATACGTGATGATCTTCCGGGTGCTGGGCGGCTCCGTCGGCATTCTCGCCCAGCTCGACGCCGAGCTGCCCTTCATGAAGCTGGTCCGCACCTGGATGCCGGGCTTCACCGCGGAGCGCACGGCCAGCTGA
- a CDS encoding subtilase-type protease inhibitor — protein MSCTNRIFGVSIGTAMLLLAPPHAIAAEPDAPSVLALTLGRGVSIAAAERRAVTLTCTPAVGGTHPNAVDACRALDDADGNIRALAAFTVPPRCPQNFDPVYATIDGVWRGAPITDHGVFSNMCVLLATTVAVFNF, from the coding sequence ATGTCCTGCACCAACCGGATCTTCGGCGTGTCGATCGGCACGGCGATGCTGCTGCTGGCACCGCCGCACGCGATCGCGGCCGAGCCCGATGCGCCGTCGGTGCTGGCGCTGACCCTGGGCCGCGGCGTGTCGATCGCCGCAGCCGAACGCCGTGCCGTCACGCTGACCTGCACCCCCGCCGTCGGTGGCACGCACCCGAACGCGGTGGACGCCTGCCGGGCACTGGACGACGCCGACGGCAACATCCGTGCGCTGGCCGCGTTCACCGTGCCGCCACGCTGCCCGCAGAACTTCGATCCGGTCTACGCCACCATCGACGGCGTCTGGCGCGGTGCGCCGATCACCGATCACGGTGTCTTCTCGAATATGTGTGTGCTGCTTGCGACGACGGTCGCGGTCTTCAACTTCTGA
- a CDS encoding aryl-sulfate sulfotransferase — translation MEQNTLKRRGIGLIGSDPALAAPGYTLYAPLAGRGLVELVDLAGEVVHRWRLPYRPGRHARLLADGSLAYNGATLAVPPLFAMWRKYSGGSMGRYDPDGVLLSEHRDDLQHHDAHHYDDGRVLYTGVEPLTGAAAARVQGGVPGTEADGVVWADVIKEVAPDGTLLWQWRAAEHLDPAQFALQPHYWREHWPLINSVHPLDEHTVVASLRSVSAVVTIDRGSGRVTTLADRSTVAQQHHATPVGDSRILLFDNGTFRTGESVTYSRILELDASTGEIVWSYQDSPREAFFTPFMGGAQRLPNGNTLITEAAFGRIFEVTPAQRICWEYVVPSFTEYPDPDTAQVFPGLSNAIFRAYRYQDIPWLSR, via the coding sequence GTGGAACAGAACACGCTCAAGCGCCGGGGGATCGGGCTGATCGGCAGTGATCCGGCGCTGGCGGCTCCCGGCTACACGCTGTACGCGCCGCTGGCCGGTCGCGGACTGGTCGAATTGGTGGATCTCGCGGGCGAGGTGGTGCATCGCTGGCGGTTACCGTATCGGCCGGGCAGGCACGCGCGGCTGCTCGCCGACGGCTCGCTGGCCTACAACGGCGCGACGCTGGCCGTACCGCCGTTGTTCGCGATGTGGCGCAAGTACAGCGGCGGGTCGATGGGGCGCTATGACCCCGACGGTGTGCTGCTGTCGGAGCATCGCGACGACCTCCAGCATCACGACGCGCACCACTACGACGACGGCCGCGTCCTCTACACCGGCGTGGAACCGTTGACCGGCGCGGCCGCGGCCCGCGTCCAGGGCGGTGTGCCCGGCACCGAGGCCGACGGTGTCGTCTGGGCCGATGTCATCAAGGAGGTCGCGCCGGACGGCACTCTGCTGTGGCAATGGCGGGCGGCCGAGCACCTGGACCCGGCGCAGTTCGCGCTGCAACCGCATTACTGGCGCGAGCACTGGCCGTTGATCAACAGCGTGCATCCGCTCGACGAGCACACCGTGGTGGCGAGCCTGCGCAGCGTGTCCGCGGTGGTCACCATCGACCGCGGGTCCGGCCGGGTCACCACGCTCGCCGACCGATCGACCGTCGCCCAGCAGCATCACGCCACGCCGGTAGGTGATTCGCGCATCCTGCTCTTCGACAACGGCACCTTCCGCACCGGCGAATCCGTCACCTACAGCAGGATTCTCGAACTCGACGCGAGCACCGGTGAGATCGTGTGGAGCTATCAGGACTCGCCGCGCGAGGCCTTCTTCACCCCCTTCATGGGTGGTGCGCAACGCCTGCCCAACGGCAACACCCTGATCACCGAGGCGGCCTTCGGCCGGATCTTCGAAGTGACTCCGGCGCAACGGATCTGCTGGGAGTACGTGGTCCCGTCGTTCACCGAGTACCCGGATCCCGATACCGCACAGGTCTTTCCCGGCCTGTCCAACGCGATCTTCCGCGCCTACCGCTACCAGGACATTCCGTGGTTGAGCCGATGA
- a CDS encoding helix-turn-helix domain-containing protein: MRNGREDQARWSGLGDVVHDRRRAAGLTLAAMAAKTELSQSFLSQLENGRTNTSLRSLQRIADALATTATELLAAADNAPGAVLVRAGDGALEQAQTDDDGSVRSLVHGARELRALEFTGGTGRGGREFSHPNDELIYVVSGTITLVADGEELTLSTGDTYYCAAGVRHRWWAHTEDTTTLVLAVADGLTVRRAPHRSRRT; the protein is encoded by the coding sequence GTGCGGAACGGACGCGAGGACCAGGCGCGATGGTCCGGGCTGGGCGATGTCGTGCACGATCGCCGGCGTGCCGCAGGGCTGACGCTGGCCGCCATGGCCGCGAAAACCGAATTGTCCCAATCATTTCTGAGCCAGTTGGAGAACGGGCGGACCAACACGAGCCTGCGTTCGCTGCAACGCATCGCGGACGCGCTCGCCACCACGGCCACCGAGCTGCTCGCGGCCGCGGACAACGCGCCGGGCGCGGTGCTGGTGCGGGCAGGCGACGGCGCACTCGAACAGGCCCAGACCGACGACGACGGATCGGTCCGGTCGCTGGTGCACGGTGCGCGCGAGCTGCGCGCGTTGGAATTCACCGGCGGAACCGGCCGGGGCGGACGCGAATTCAGCCACCCCAATGACGAATTGATCTACGTGGTCTCCGGGACCATCACGCTGGTCGCCGACGGCGAGGAGCTGACGCTGTCCACCGGAGACACCTACTACTGTGCGGCGGGCGTGCGCCACCGCTGGTGGGCGCACACCGAGGACACCACAACACTCGTGCTCGCCGTCGCCGACGGGCTGACGGTCCGCCGGGCACCGCATCGCTCCCGGCGAACCTGA
- a CDS encoding WhiB family transcriptional regulator, with the protein MATTTRAREVKEVPCRAGDPDLWFAESPVQLEQAKALCASCPIRKGCLTAAMDRREPWGVWGGEIFEQGVVIARKRPRGRPRKVAVPA; encoded by the coding sequence GTGGCCACGACTACCCGGGCCAGGGAGGTCAAGGAAGTACCGTGCCGAGCCGGAGACCCCGATCTCTGGTTCGCCGAGAGCCCCGTCCAATTGGAGCAGGCCAAGGCGCTGTGCGCGTCCTGCCCGATCCGCAAGGGCTGCCTGACCGCGGCCATGGATCGACGCGAGCCGTGGGGCGTCTGGGGTGGCGAGATCTTCGAGCAAGGTGTCGTCATCGCCCGTAAGCGTCCGCGCGGTCGCCCGCGCAAGGTCGCGGTCCCGGCATGA
- a CDS encoding ATP-dependent DNA helicase UvrD2 yields MGAVSSTSTHQPTGPTLDSLDPEQAAAVRAPRGPVCVLAGAGTGKTRTITHRIAHLVSAGHVKADQVLAVTFTARAAGELRGRLRALGLGGDANQVQARTFHAAALRQLKYFWPQVVGDVPWRLIDGKFPLVAQAANRAGLSSATDSVRDLLSEIEWAKASLIAPEDYPAAAAKHRREPPYDALRVAEVYAGYEKLKATPDGLLLDFDDLLLHTAAALEDYPAVADEFRGRYRSFVVDEYQDVTPLQQRVLDAWLGDRDDLTVVGDANQTIYSFTGATPGYLLDFSRRFPDATVIRLERDYRSTPQVVSLANRVIAVARGRIAGTRLQLIGQRPDGPEPVFAEYDDGPAEASAIARSIKRLIEAGTPAAEIAVLYRINAQSESYEQALTELGIPYQVRGGEGFFARPEVRQAVSVLRQAAARDDLPEASRRGSALVTLVRAVLAPVGLTATEPAGAQAREKWSSLVALVRLTEELVDHDDELDLPGLLRELAARAEARHPPTVQGVTLASLHAAKGLEWDAVFLVGLADGTMPIAHVLESDGKVADEAALEEERRLLYVGVTRAREHLHLSWALAWGEGKRRTRRRSRFLNGLVPDDSPASRIAAPVTEAAGTGARPTCRVCAKPLIGTYATMLGRCRRCPAELDAELLVALQQWRAEKAEALRVREFVVFTDTTLTAIAEQLPGDDAALASIAGIGPKKLEQYGADVLAIIASRLRARPQNRR; encoded by the coding sequence ATGGGTGCCGTGTCGTCAACCAGCACGCACCAACCCACCGGCCCGACGCTGGATTCCCTCGACCCCGAACAGGCCGCCGCGGTGCGGGCGCCGCGGGGGCCGGTGTGCGTGCTCGCGGGGGCGGGCACCGGCAAGACCAGAACCATCACCCATCGCATCGCGCACCTGGTGTCGGCCGGCCACGTCAAGGCCGACCAGGTGCTCGCGGTGACCTTCACCGCGCGCGCGGCGGGCGAACTGCGCGGTCGGCTGCGCGCGCTCGGCCTGGGCGGGGACGCGAACCAGGTGCAGGCGCGCACCTTCCACGCGGCCGCGCTGCGCCAGCTCAAGTACTTCTGGCCGCAGGTGGTCGGCGACGTGCCGTGGCGACTGATCGACGGCAAGTTCCCGCTCGTCGCGCAGGCGGCGAACCGGGCAGGCCTGTCCTCGGCCACCGACAGCGTGCGCGACCTGCTCAGCGAGATCGAATGGGCGAAGGCCTCCCTCATCGCCCCCGAGGACTATCCGGCGGCGGCCGCCAAACACCGTCGCGAGCCGCCGTACGACGCGCTGCGGGTGGCCGAGGTCTACGCGGGCTACGAGAAACTCAAGGCCACCCCCGATGGCCTGCTGCTCGACTTCGACGACCTGCTGCTGCACACCGCGGCGGCGCTGGAGGACTACCCGGCGGTGGCCGACGAATTCCGCGGTCGCTACCGCAGTTTCGTGGTCGACGAATACCAGGACGTCACCCCGCTGCAGCAGCGGGTGCTCGACGCCTGGCTCGGCGATCGCGACGACCTCACCGTGGTCGGCGACGCCAACCAGACCATTTACTCGTTCACCGGCGCCACCCCGGGCTATCTGCTCGATTTCTCCCGCCGCTTCCCCGACGCCACGGTGATCCGGCTGGAACGCGACTATCGCTCCACCCCGCAGGTGGTTTCGCTGGCCAATCGGGTGATCGCCGTGGCGCGCGGGCGCATCGCGGGCACCCGGCTCCAGCTCATCGGCCAGCGTCCGGACGGGCCGGAGCCGGTCTTCGCCGAGTACGACGACGGTCCGGCCGAGGCGAGCGCGATCGCCAGGTCGATCAAGCGGCTGATCGAGGCGGGCACGCCCGCCGCCGAGATCGCCGTGCTGTACCGGATCAACGCCCAGTCCGAGAGTTATGAGCAGGCGCTCACCGAACTCGGCATCCCGTATCAGGTGCGCGGCGGCGAGGGGTTCTTCGCCCGCCCCGAGGTCAGGCAGGCCGTCTCGGTGCTGCGGCAGGCCGCGGCGCGCGACGACCTGCCCGAGGCGTCGCGGCGCGGTTCAGCGCTGGTCACCCTGGTGCGCGCGGTGCTCGCGCCGGTCGGACTGACCGCGACCGAGCCCGCGGGCGCGCAGGCGCGGGAGAAATGGTCGTCACTGGTCGCGCTGGTCCGGCTCACCGAGGAACTGGTCGACCACGACGACGAACTCGACCTGCCCGGCCTGCTGCGGGAGTTGGCCGCGCGCGCCGAGGCCAGGCACCCACCGACCGTGCAGGGCGTCACGCTCGCGTCGCTGCACGCGGCGAAGGGCCTGGAGTGGGACGCGGTCTTCCTGGTCGGCCTCGCCGACGGCACGATGCCGATCGCGCACGTGCTCGAAAGCGACGGCAAGGTCGCCGACGAGGCCGCGCTCGAGGAGGAACGGCGCCTGCTCTACGTGGGGGTGACCAGGGCACGCGAACATCTGCACCTGTCCTGGGCACTGGCCTGGGGCGAGGGCAAGCGCCGCACCAGGCGCCGGTCCCGGTTCCTCAACGGCCTGGTGCCCGACGATTCACCGGCCTCGCGGATCGCCGCGCCGGTCACCGAGGCGGCGGGCACAGGCGCGCGGCCCACCTGCCGGGTGTGTGCGAAGCCACTCATCGGCACCTATGCGACTATGCTCGGCCGCTGTCGCCGGTGCCCGGCGGAGCTCGATGCCGAACTGCTCGTCGCGTTGCAGCAGTGGCGGGCGGAGAAGGCCGAGGCGTTGCGGGTGCGCGAGTTCGTGGTGTTCACCGACACCACCCTCACCGCGATCGCCGAACAACTCCCAGGTGACGATGCCGCGCTGGCCTCGATCGCCGGGATCGGCCCGAAGAAGCTGGAGCAGTACGGGGCGGACGTGCTCGCGATCATCGCGTCGCGACTGCGTGCAAGACCCCAAAACCGCAGGTAG
- a CDS encoding low temperature requirement protein A, which translates to MAHDTPTADARPADRHATWMELFFDLVAVAGIGQLTHLLHRGPSLSDFGLYVLLYLAFWTAWACMMLYGNIARDHTRVPLMLATMLGLGVMASAVAGIPERHATTFAAVYVIVRTVAARIWGRGTFVVDWPIAQLTIGVLPWAVSLWVPEPWKYWLWALGLTLDMWLMFAVTGERLLAGAQEAIDRRFHKSRRFQHLTPPTARAVHADAAHLGERLGLYVIIVLGEGFIAVIAAVGGAAWHARVLALGFGAFVILAALWALTLLYGFVPRLMTGDDPDHTIPRQHVMAVHCWITGAIATVTAGLGLAVEHAQGHVSVGVGWSLCGGAAAYFVIVTIVGLRGGAGWRLLCAWPLPGAILAVVLGAFGPHLGALGLVYGVAALLLWAVLCQTRADGKWRERAGRRRRSDHGLGIDEVL; encoded by the coding sequence GTGGCCCACGACACGCCGACCGCCGACGCCAGACCCGCCGACCGGCACGCGACCTGGATGGAGCTGTTCTTCGACCTCGTCGCGGTCGCGGGCATCGGCCAGCTCACCCATCTGCTGCACCGTGGGCCCTCGCTGTCCGACTTCGGCCTGTATGTCCTGCTCTACCTGGCGTTTTGGACGGCGTGGGCGTGCATGATGCTCTACGGCAACATCGCCCGCGACCACACCAGGGTGCCGCTGATGCTCGCGACGATGCTCGGCCTCGGCGTGATGGCGAGCGCGGTGGCCGGGATACCGGAGCGGCACGCGACCACCTTCGCGGCGGTCTACGTCATCGTGCGCACCGTCGCGGCGCGGATCTGGGGTCGCGGCACCTTCGTGGTCGACTGGCCGATCGCGCAGCTGACCATCGGCGTGCTGCCGTGGGCCGTCTCGCTGTGGGTGCCCGAACCGTGGAAATACTGGCTGTGGGCACTGGGTCTCACGCTGGATATGTGGCTGATGTTCGCGGTCACCGGCGAACGGCTGCTGGCAGGCGCTCAGGAGGCCATCGATCGCCGGTTCCACAAGTCACGCCGGTTCCAGCACCTGACGCCGCCGACGGCCAGGGCGGTGCACGCGGACGCCGCGCACCTCGGTGAGCGGCTCGGGCTGTACGTGATCATCGTGCTCGGTGAGGGCTTCATCGCGGTGATCGCGGCGGTCGGCGGCGCCGCCTGGCATGCCAGGGTGCTGGCCCTCGGTTTCGGCGCGTTCGTGATCCTGGCCGCGCTCTGGGCGCTGACGCTGCTGTACGGCTTCGTGCCGCGCCTGATGACCGGCGACGATCCGGACCACACCATCCCCAGGCAGCACGTGATGGCCGTGCACTGCTGGATCACCGGGGCGATCGCCACCGTCACGGCGGGGCTCGGGCTCGCCGTCGAGCACGCGCAAGGCCATGTGTCCGTGGGGGTCGGCTGGTCGCTGTGCGGCGGCGCGGCGGCGTATTTCGTGATCGTCACGATCGTCGGACTGCGCGGCGGGGCCGGCTGGCGGCTGCTGTGCGCCTGGCCGCTGCCCGGCGCGATACTGGCGGTGGTGCTCGGCGCCTTCGGCCCGCACCTCGGCGCGCTCGGGCTGGTGTACGGGGTCGCGGCGCTGTTGCTCTGGGCGGTGCTGTGCCAGACCCGCGCGGACGGCAAGTGGCGCGAACGCGCCGGTCGGCGGCGGCGCTCCGATCACGGCCTCGGGATCGACGAGGTGCTGTAG
- a CDS encoding mycoredoxin — protein sequence MYSTTWCGYCRRLKTQLDEAGITYVEIDIEQDPASAEFVGSVNGGNHVVPTVKFADGSTATNPSLATVKKALAALA from the coding sequence ATGTACTCGACCACGTGGTGCGGTTACTGCCGCAGGCTGAAGACACAGCTGGACGAGGCCGGGATCACCTATGTCGAGATCGATATCGAGCAGGATCCCGCGTCGGCCGAGTTCGTCGGCAGCGTGAACGGCGGCAACCACGTAGTGCCGACGGTGAAGTTCGCGGACGGCTCCACGGCGACCAACCCGTCGCTGGCCACCGTCAAGAAGGCGCTCGCCGCGCTGGCCTGA
- the nudC gene encoding NAD(+) diphosphatase produces MSAFQLNSVPLLSRSVLDRAEETRADAQALLAGWRDAKLLRVNQRGQVRFEDGALVLDKAIELSPEPSPDAVFLGIDEGVHLWAVRDREITGSLTDLRGMASSVDDLTAALLSTAAALLNWHDKAAFNSADGTATTPAKAGWSRVTESGYEEFPRIDPAVICLIHDGADRVLLARQQSWPQTLFSLLAGFVEAGESLERCVEREVKEEVGLDVRDIHYLGSQPWPFPRSLMLGFTAVADPDQPLVFSDGEIAEAYWFSRDEVREALIVGDWSAQGSGARLLLPGSISIARTITESWAGLGDEPKA; encoded by the coding sequence GTGTCGGCCTTTCAGCTCAATTCCGTTCCGCTGCTGTCCCGTTCCGTGCTCGATCGCGCCGAGGAGACCAGAGCCGACGCGCAGGCCCTGCTCGCCGGCTGGCGTGACGCCAAGCTGCTGCGGGTGAACCAGCGCGGCCAAGTCCGTTTCGAGGACGGCGCGCTCGTGCTGGACAAGGCGATCGAGTTGTCGCCCGAGCCGAGCCCCGACGCGGTGTTCCTCGGCATAGATGAGGGTGTGCACCTGTGGGCGGTGCGCGATCGCGAGATCACCGGCTCGCTGACCGATCTGCGCGGCATGGCGAGCAGCGTCGACGACCTGACCGCCGCCCTGCTCTCCACTGCCGCCGCCCTGCTGAACTGGCACGACAAGGCGGCCTTCAACAGTGCCGACGGCACCGCGACGACCCCGGCCAAGGCGGGCTGGTCGCGGGTCACCGAGAGCGGGTACGAGGAGTTCCCCCGGATCGACCCCGCGGTCATCTGCCTGATCCACGACGGCGCGGACCGGGTGCTGCTGGCCCGGCAGCAGAGTTGGCCGCAGACGCTGTTCTCGTTGCTCGCCGGATTCGTCGAGGCGGGCGAATCGCTGGAACGCTGTGTCGAGCGGGAGGTGAAGGAGGAGGTCGGCCTCGACGTGCGCGACATCCACTACCTCGGCAGCCAGCCGTGGCCGTTCCCGCGTTCGCTGATGCTCGGTTTCACCGCGGTCGCCGATCCGGACCAGCCCCTGGTGTTCTCCGACGGCGAGATCGCCGAGGCGTACTGGTTCAGCCGCGACGAGGTGCGCGAGGCGTTGATCGTCGGCGACTGGTCGGCGCAGGGTTCCGGGGCGCGGCTGCTGCTGCCCGGGTCGATCTCGATCGCCCGGACCATCACCGAATCCTGGGCCGGGCTCGGCGACGAGCCGAAGGCATAG
- a CDS encoding potassium channel family protein — protein MSNRPHFALVGVLRIPEVQTSPWISLTRRVLFAVFLLFTAAVVVYIGRDGYRDSSGDPLSFLDAFYYATVSLSTTGYGDIAPVTPTARLANIIIITPLRVLFLIVLVGTTLGVLTERSRQAFKIQRWRHTVRNHTVVVGYGTKGRTAIDAMLGDGVQPADIVVVDTDMVALEQAANAGLVTVHGSATQSDVQRLAGVHNAASVIVATNRDDTAVLVTLTARELTKSAKIVVSIREAENTHLVRQSGADSVVVSSETAGRLLGIATSTPSVVEMMEDLLTPEEGFAIAERDVEPAETGGSPRHLSDIVLGVVRSGVLVRVGEPEVDSLEAGDKLLYIRRTTK, from the coding sequence ATGTCCAATCGCCCGCACTTCGCGCTGGTAGGCGTGCTGCGCATCCCGGAAGTGCAGACCAGTCCGTGGATTTCACTGACCAGGCGCGTGCTGTTCGCCGTCTTCCTGCTGTTCACCGCCGCCGTGGTGGTCTACATCGGCCGCGACGGCTACCGCGACAGTTCGGGTGACCCGCTGTCGTTCCTGGACGCGTTCTATTACGCGACGGTGTCGCTGTCGACCACCGGTTACGGCGATATCGCGCCGGTGACGCCCACCGCGCGGCTGGCCAACATCATCATCATCACTCCGCTGCGCGTGCTGTTCCTCATCGTGCTCGTCGGTACCACCCTCGGCGTGCTGACGGAACGGTCCCGGCAGGCGTTCAAGATTCAGCGATGGAGGCACACCGTGCGCAATCACACCGTGGTCGTCGGATACGGCACCAAGGGACGGACCGCGATCGACGCCATGCTCGGTGACGGCGTGCAGCCCGCCGACATCGTCGTGGTCGACACCGACATGGTCGCGCTGGAGCAGGCCGCGAACGCGGGCCTGGTGACCGTGCACGGCTCGGCGACCCAGTCCGACGTGCAACGGCTGGCCGGCGTGCACAACGCCGCGTCGGTCATCGTCGCCACCAATCGCGACGACACCGCGGTGCTGGTCACCCTGACCGCCAGGGAACTCACCAAGAGCGCCAAGATCGTGGTCTCGATCCGCGAGGCGGAGAACACCCACCTGGTGCGCCAGTCCGGCGCCGACTCGGTGGTGGTGTCCTCGGAGACCGCGGGCCGCCTGCTCGGCATCGCGACCAGCACGCCGTCGGTGGTCGAGATGATGGAGGACCTGCTCACCCCGGAGGAAGGTTTCGCGATCGCCGAGCGCGACGTGGAGCCCGCCGAGACCGGTGGCTCCCCGCGCCACCTCAGCGACATCGTGCTCGGTGTGGTGCGCAGCGGTGTGCTGGTCCGGGTCGGCGAGCCGGAAGTGGACTCGCTCGAGGCCGGGGACAAACTGCTCTACATTCGCCGCACGACCAAGTAG
- a CDS encoding DoxX family protein has protein sequence MAENVHPPVRTNGRRPALALAALLFPMGVLHFVAPKPFDAIVPKYLPGEPRSYTYASGVAEIGVAAALALPRTRGLGGRLAALLFVAVFPANVQMTVDMLGNEKLPRVVKIGSVLRLPLQLPLITQALKVSRSARRS, from the coding sequence ATGGCAGAAAACGTTCACCCGCCCGTTCGCACCAACGGCCGCCGCCCCGCGCTGGCCCTGGCCGCCCTGCTGTTCCCGATGGGTGTGCTGCATTTCGTGGCGCCCAAGCCGTTCGACGCGATCGTGCCGAAGTACCTGCCCGGCGAGCCGAGGAGCTACACCTACGCCTCGGGCGTCGCCGAGATCGGCGTCGCGGCGGCGCTGGCGCTCCCGCGCACCCGCGGCCTCGGCGGGCGGCTGGCCGCGCTGCTGTTCGTCGCGGTCTTCCCGGCGAACGTCCAGATGACCGTCGACATGCTCGGCAACGAGAAGCTGCCGCGGGTGGTCAAGATCGGCTCGGTGCTGCGGCTGCCGTTGCAGCTCCCGTTGATCACGCAGGCGCTGAAGGTGAGCCGTTCGGCGCGGCGGTCCTGA